One segment of Stappia sp. 28M-7 DNA contains the following:
- a CDS encoding HAD-IA family hydrolase produces MTLNYLDLDVARLPIASARGEAGRAVAAGKDLDDILRRLAPFDVISFDIFETLLRREGVFRPIDLFLTIGEKAGPLLGLSPGEFARLRMRGERDARCALEARRGHEVTLAEMYGRMNALLPTQGRPSVTQAALVEAQRIEQEIELEHLRPVPSVEPIYHWAVRAGKRVVLVSDFYSSAAFINEALSRNGYTDHERLFVSCDVDHTKHHGDLYAHVCEEMGVAPRQIAHIGDNPWSDGSRALQAGITHLRVANPAGRLIGRWRIDWRNPSPQPSSAVFASVADELFGSGIALREPEDMPVLERVGRECLGPLLFGMAGWLHEAAQANKTPVLHFCSRDGLIMKRAFDLFRRRFGTKTDSRYLMVSRQAIYRARAVSEPEAAAALFAQNWARLTPADALARWGLDPQEFAAQILSAGFSSPQDVVAIGDRAGAGRFAKLFEACRTALQAANQAHADLFADYLAQEGVIGADAVTLVDIGWHGSLQKGLSEVLRARGWRGRLAGRYLGLFLDRAALSGFDAAGYLFSLDGTPRAQALRRSPSLVELLHTAGHGSTAGYRRDGDGIVAVCEERPDEERQHAEAIGPIQEAALAFVEEMLANPRLGPGALDPADAFRGLDRLLGRPSADEVEIIGQLRIAANYGATATSTALTDRSPEGYRLWNVVDIYD; encoded by the coding sequence ATGACCTTGAACTATCTCGATCTGGACGTGGCACGCCTTCCCATCGCATCAGCGCGCGGCGAGGCGGGCCGTGCGGTTGCCGCCGGCAAGGATCTGGACGACATCCTGCGCCGGCTCGCGCCCTTCGACGTGATCTCCTTCGATATTTTCGAGACCCTGCTGCGGCGCGAGGGCGTGTTCCGCCCCATCGACCTGTTCCTGACCATCGGCGAGAAGGCCGGCCCGCTGCTCGGGCTGTCGCCGGGGGAGTTCGCGCGTCTGCGCATGCGCGGCGAGCGCGATGCCCGCTGCGCGCTGGAGGCGCGGCGCGGCCACGAGGTGACGCTGGCCGAAATGTATGGCCGGATGAACGCGCTGCTGCCGACGCAGGGGCGTCCCAGCGTGACGCAGGCCGCGCTCGTCGAGGCGCAGCGGATCGAGCAGGAAATAGAACTGGAGCACTTGCGCCCGGTTCCGAGCGTCGAGCCGATCTATCACTGGGCGGTGCGTGCCGGAAAGCGTGTCGTCCTGGTCTCGGATTTCTACTCTTCTGCCGCGTTCATCAACGAGGCGCTGTCACGCAACGGCTACACCGACCACGAGCGGTTGTTCGTCTCCTGCGACGTCGACCACACCAAGCATCACGGCGACCTCTATGCCCATGTCTGCGAGGAGATGGGCGTGGCACCCCGGCAGATCGCCCATATCGGCGACAATCCGTGGTCGGACGGCTCGCGTGCGCTGCAAGCCGGCATCACGCATCTGCGCGTCGCCAATCCGGCGGGGCGGCTGATCGGCCGCTGGCGCATCGACTGGCGCAATCCGAGCCCGCAGCCCTCGAGCGCGGTGTTCGCCAGCGTTGCGGATGAGCTCTTCGGCTCCGGTATCGCCTTGCGCGAGCCGGAGGACATGCCGGTGCTGGAGAGGGTCGGCCGCGAATGCCTCGGGCCGCTGCTGTTCGGCATGGCCGGCTGGCTGCACGAGGCGGCGCAGGCGAACAAGACGCCGGTGCTGCATTTCTGCTCGCGCGACGGCCTGATCATGAAGCGAGCCTTCGATCTGTTCCGCAGGCGTTTCGGCACGAAGACGGACAGCCGCTACCTGATGGTCTCGCGCCAGGCGATCTACCGCGCCCGCGCGGTGAGCGAGCCGGAGGCGGCGGCCGCGCTCTTCGCCCAGAACTGGGCCCGCCTGACGCCGGCAGATGCGCTGGCGCGCTGGGGGCTGGACCCGCAGGAGTTTGCGGCTCAGATCCTCAGTGCGGGCTTTTCATCACCGCAGGATGTCGTGGCCATCGGCGACAGGGCCGGGGCAGGGCGCTTTGCCAAGCTCTTCGAGGCATGCCGGACGGCGCTGCAGGCCGCCAACCAGGCGCATGCGGACCTTTTTGCCGACTATCTGGCGCAGGAAGGGGTGATCGGCGCGGATGCGGTCACGCTGGTCGATATCGGCTGGCACGGCTCGCTGCAGAAGGGCCTCAGTGAGGTGCTGCGCGCGCGCGGCTGGCGCGGTCGGCTGGCAGGCCGCTACCTCGGACTTTTCCTCGACAGGGCGGCGCTGAGCGGCTTCGACGCGGCAGGCTACCTCTTTTCGCTCGACGGCACGCCGCGGGCGCAGGCGCTGCGCAGGAGCCCGAGCCTTGTCGAGCTGCTGCACACCGCCGGCCACGGGTCGACGGCGGGCTATCGCCGTGATGGAGACGGGATCGTTGCCGTGTGCGAGGAGCGCCCCGACGAGGAGCGCCAGCACGCCGAGGCCATCGGGCCGATCCAGGAGGCCGCGCTTGCCTTCGTCGAGGAGATGCTCGCCAATCCCCGCCTTGGGCCCGGCGCGCTCGACCCGGCCGACGCCTTCCGCGGGCTGGATCGCCTGCTCGGCCGGCCGTCCGCGGACGAGGTGGAGATCATCGGCCAGCTGCGGATCGCGGCGAACTACGGCGCCACCGCGACCAGCACTGCCTTGACGGACCGGTCTCCCGAAGGCTACCGATTGTGGAATGTGGTTGATATCTACGACTGA